Part of the Tidjanibacter massiliensis genome is shown below.
GGTCGAAGACGGCAATGTCGGCCGGAGCGCCCGGAGCGATTGTCCCGCCCAGGCCGAACAGCCTGCCAGGGCCGACGCTCATCAGCTCCACAAGTCTTTCGAGCGACAGAACATCTTCCAGCACGAGACGCGTGTAGAGCACCGGGAAAGCGGTCTCCAGCCCTACGATACCGAATGCGCTGCCCGCAAGCCCCTTGGCCTTCTCGGCCTCGGAATGGGGCGCATGGTCGGTGGCAACGACCTCTATGGTACCGTCCTGTATTCCGCGGACAAGTGCGGCTCGGTCTTCGGCGCTCCGGATGGGCGGATTCATCTTGAAGCGCCCCTCCTCCCGCAAGTCCATGTCGGTCAGCACGAGATAGTGCGGAGCCGTCTCACAGCTCACCGGAAGCCCTTCCGCCTTGGCCCTGCGGACGAGTTCCACGCTCTCCCTGGTAGAGACATGGCAGACATGGTAGCGGCACCCCGTACGGCGAACGAGCTCGATGTCGCGCTCTACCTGCTTCCACTCGCTTTCGGAGCATATTCCCCGATGGCCGTGCAAGCGGGCATATTCACCGTCGTGTATATATCCTCCGTGCAGCAGGGAATTCACCTCGCAGTGGGCCACTATCGGTTTGCCCAGCCGGGCTGCCTCCCGCATCGCCGCCTCCATGACAGCATCTTCCTGCACACCGCGTCCGTCGTCCGAAAAGCCGACCACCTCATCGCGCATGGCCGCCATATCCGACAATTCCCCGCCGCCGTTCTGCCGCATGGTGATGGTACCGTAAGGAACGACCTTCACGACCGCCCCCTGTCGTATCATTTCAAGCTGCACCCCCAGATGCTCCGCCGTATCGGGCGCCGGATTGAGGTTGGGCATCGTGCAGACCGTCGTATAGCCGCCCCGGGCCGCCGCACTGCTTCCCGTAGCGATGGTCTCCTTGTATGAGAAACCCGGCTCGCGGAAATGAACATGCACATCCACCAATCCGGGCAGCAAGTGCTTGCCGGAGACATCCACCGTCTCGGCCTGCGAAACGGACAGGTCGCCCACTCCGGCCACGACGCCGTCCTCCACCAAGACATCGGCACGGACAAACGCTCCGCCGGTATACACTTTTCCCCCTTTGAGCAGCTTTTTCATCCAGATATGTTTTTAAAAGAAATCTCCAAACGCAAGAGCGACCGGAACGCCTACCCAAAAAAAAGGCAGCTTGATTAGCTGCCTAAAAATTATCGGGAACGATGAGGG
Proteins encoded:
- a CDS encoding dihydroorotase, with amino-acid sequence MKKLLKGGKVYTGGAFVRADVLVEDGVVAGVGDLSVSQAETVDVSGKHLLPGLVDVHVHFREPGFSYKETIATGSSAAARGGYTTVCTMPNLNPAPDTAEHLGVQLEMIRQGAVVKVVPYGTITMRQNGGGELSDMAAMRDEVVGFSDDGRGVQEDAVMEAAMREAARLGKPIVAHCEVNSLLHGGYIHDGEYARLHGHRGICSESEWKQVERDIELVRRTGCRYHVCHVSTRESVELVRRAKAEGLPVSCETAPHYLVLTDMDLREEGRFKMNPPIRSAEDRAALVRGIQDGTIEVVATDHAPHSEAEKAKGLAGSAFGIVGLETAFPVLYTRLVLEDVLSLERLVELMSVGPGRLFGLGGTIAPGAPADIAVFDLGARYRIESADFLSKGHATPFEGWEVQGRNVMTLVDGREVYRDASLGGCGIVGA